agagtgaaggttatCTGTGAGaaagtaacggttaatgtgattggatgttaattattctGCCACcagtatttgacattgtgttatttcactgaacactagatggtttcattgtatttttggcagtgaaacgaggccactcaggcaagaaaaaaagaaaagaaaaaaaactcacccaaatttATAGCCCGTTGGAAAATAATGTACCTTTTGAAAATGTTTAGAAATGATTTAAGAAGTGAATCACATTTATATTTGTCGTACCCCCTACGGCATTGTGCTACCCCAGCTTGGGAATGCCTGGGCTAGTATATACAGTTATATGTAGCCCATCATTTTTTACCATAatagcttttattgacaattctTTACAAAAAAAGATGCATAGAAACAGTACACAGTACATTACAGTGTTCACTGGTATGGTTATGGCTTGCAGAACGATATCATTGCTTTGTGGTGATGTTTACAATCTAGAAGGTTGGGCTTCCATGTAATGTTCCTAAGATTCATGGATATTATGACAAATTCAACAACATGGGAGGACAAACCAAAGTGATAATAGTGAAATAATTTGGGACACAAACAAAACATGCAGATAGGAGCATCAAATGAGAGGACAACATGGAGAGGAAATTATAATTCTGGATTGTTGTTTGACTTCAGTTGAGCACAGCCAACTGTGGTCTGAAGACAGATCTAAGTGTCCCACTGCAACTTGACCAATCTTTCAGGTTATATAATGGCTAATAATTACTTCCAAAAATAAGTCGGGACAAGGGCATACCATGTAAGGGACTCATTTGTGGATATTCAAACACATATTTAAAAACCAGTTCTGCAATACAATAAAAGTATGAAGTATAAAATAAATGCTCATATGTTGAAATCACAATTCATGCACTACATTTCGACAACTTAAATAAATACACATGTATAACTTCACTTGGGAATGCAGAGAGAGATCGTAAATTGTTGAAATGACAACAACTTAAGACTAAGGGCATAAGTGGTCTCACAGGTTGTAGAAGCAAGCCAGTCACAGCGCTTCATTAGGTTGGCATGGCGACACCAGCAGGGGCCAATGATGTGTATAAaacctggattgctgatgctatgtacaTGGCCATATTGGTACTCCTCAGAAGGAGCactcctccataggaatgaattgAATTCTACAGCACTTCACGAAAATGTtaaaggacaaaattacatgtatttaggTATTTATTCTATTAGGTGTCTAATAGAATATACCTgtcaaaaacaaatgtagacattgCATTCTATAACTTCCAACATCTTTTTTTACAATGGAGGAGTAACAAAATGGCTGTGTGGTGGCTGCAAAACAGCGCCCCGTCAGTCATCTAAAGTTAATACATATATTTGGCGGGGATTCTCCCTCACATGTTGGAGTCGTCATCGGTGACACTGGCCCCGGGGGAGCAAGAGGAGACCTCACTGAAGAACTCATCTTCCTTCAGCATGCTCTGAAACATGCAGGAGAAAACACACTAAAGTCACACAGGAAAACAAAGAGATCAATAACAGTGCCATGGCTGTTTTGCTAGAGCACAGCTTGCTGAGAGGTTCGTCAAGTGATTTGATGTGTGATCATGTGGGGGAAAAATGGGGGGGGGTATTTTACTTATTTTTTCGATCTTGTctcgtcgctgcaactccccaatgggcgGCAAAGTttgagtcatgtgtcctccgaaacatgatccACCAAACCTCACTTCTTAACACccacccgcttaacccggaagccagccacaccaatgtgtcagaggaaacactgttgaACTGACGAccggggtcagcctgcaggcacccagcccgccacaaggagttgctagagcgcaatgagccaagtaaagcccccctccccggccaaactctcccctaacccggacgacgctgggccaaattgtgcactgccccatgggactcccgatcacagccagttgtgatacaacccgggatcaaacccgggtctgtagcgacacctctagcactgtaatgcagtaccttagaccgctgcgccaattGGGAAGCCTCGTGAGCATTTCAATGACTTCTTACCGTCAGGTTGTCGATTTCCTCAGAAAATGCTCCTATCTGCCTCACAGCCCCTTCCGAGTCTTCCATCTAGGAATACAAACAGTGTTCAAGAGCACTTcacatggaaaatgaaaagtaaaCAAGCCATCCTCTTGTGGTACCACATTCCACCCTCATCTGTTCATTAGAGTGCTCTAACCTCACCTAAAGCATGATCATTAATGCTTATTAAATAGTGGAAGGGGCGCCAAAAAGCCACACTAAAACACCCATAATAGTACCTATATCCATATAGGTAACACATTCCCTGAAGTGGATAATGACAGTCCCTTACCTGCTCCAACTGGTCCAGGTCGTCCTCGTAGCTCCTCAGGCCCCCCTGGAAGCTGCTGTTCTTGGGCATCTCCACATCCATGGGGCACACATACTCCTCGCTGTCCTCCTGGCGCTTCTTACGCAGGGTCCCGAGACCACCGAACGACAGCTTTCtgggctggaggaggagagaggatgatgggagagTGGGTCAAATGGGGACAAACGTCTGTGTGCCGATAGAGTTAAAAAGCAGTCTGTCCTAGTCTCCTTTTCCTGCTGACCACTGATCTGACAGGACACAAACCTATCCAGTCCATTCACACATAAGTGGTCATGAGGCCAACTTAGAGCAGTGGGACACAGCCAAGGTCACTGATCAGATCAATAAACCTACACTGATCCCCAAAGCTCTGTATGTCGAACAAGATGCCGCCTCACAGACAGCGAGTTGACCCTACCTTGACCTTGGCGGTGGCAGTGAGCAGGGTGTAGTCAgggttctccagacactcctgtTTGCTGCGCTGGGCAGCGGAGCCGATGAGCAGGTGGAAGTGGGTGGCCAGGTGGCGGCGCAGCAGGGTCTTGTTGGGAGGGATGTTGAGCAGGAGGGCTAGGGACTCCACGTTGAAGCGAGGCTCCAGCACCTGAGACAAGGAGAGATGCAAATGAAGAGTGAGACATACACCGGCAAAAGGCAGTCAATGTATGTATACGCTGATGAAGGCATGTGTTCCTGAAATGAGTCAGTGGCAAGCCAATTCAAACAGAGTCCCCCCCCCTCTCACCATGACCCCCCCGTGCACACCGCTGCCCCTCAGGTTAGGAGCGTACTCAGCCAGGTCCACTGATCTCAGCCACTCCATCACTCTGTGATTGGTCCACTGGGAGATCTCCGCTGGCGTGATGTTATTCTGGggagacattttttttttgttatgggctttgagccggttcgtgacaacgCACAGGGacagaaagaacgagagaggaagagggatacTTTATTTATTTAGTAGTGTCTAAACCGTACCTCGTCAGAGGGCCGTCGGCGGAGGCAGTTGGGCTCGTAGAAGTTGAGCCGGAGGACCTGGATGGCTCTCTTGATGCTGAGGTGGTGGAAAACACTGCCCACTTTTAGAGACAGCAGGTCATCCTGAAGGGGACATACACTTATCTCTGTCAGGAGAATGTCTACTGTCAATCAATTGGAAATAAAAGGACACTAGGCATTGAAAAGATGATCACACAAaaacaaatgttattttatttaataGACTTTATTCATCCCCTCTGACATTGATTCTAATTCATTTTAGCCATGTTAGACCGACTATTGCAATTTAACACTCACCACAGTCATGTAGTGTAGCATTCGCCCATCGACCCTCCCCTCATCAAACTGGCTCTTATACTGCGGCAGACCAATGTCATCAAGCCATCCTGAGAAACACCAAAACAACTCAATCAATTCACAAAACAAAGGTATTCAATTCTTCATTGCTAACTCTGAGGCGGTGGTCAGTGGTCACTCACTGGTCACCCAGTTGTGGTCCAGTTTGGCCTTGCTGACATCCTCCTCTGATCCCAGTGCCTGGAGAGCCAGCTGCAGCTTCTTCCTGTGGAGGGGCTGTTTGATCCCCAACTCCTGTTGCCACAGAAACATGTATGGGTTGTTTAAGACATCTGACATACTGTCCAGTTAGGAAGAGCGTGATGGAGAAAATAGATGTTTGTcaggacatacagtggggcaaaaaagtatttagtcagccaccaattgtgcaagttctcccacttaaaaagatgaggcctgtaattttcatcataggtacacttcaactatgacagacaaaatgagaatttttttatttttaaatcacattgtaggatttttaaatgaatttatttgcaaattatggtggaaaataattgTATGTAGCAAAGTGAACATTAACCAACTATAAGCTTTAACATTGTGGGTTTCATTAAAATGTCTAGCGACACAGAACTTAAACACAGAATGCACGAAACGCCTCCTGGAAGCTCCACTGAGCCATCCTACCTTCTCCAGGTCGTGCTGGGAGGCCTGCAGCAGGGTGAATCCTGAGCGGATCCACTGCTGGGCTTGAGCCACGTGCAGCCCCAGGCCCTGCTcctgcagccacacacacacctgctccttACTCCACTGAGCAAAGGGAGCGTCCACATcactgaggggggagagagcgagcaCACTCACCTTTAACGTGGAGGGTAAACAGTACATCATTCATTCCAATTTGCTCCTCTGACACCACAAAATCCAaaaactgtaatactgtagacttaGTTCCAATAAACTTCTGATCCCTTCCTCTACGTTTCTAGTTACCGATACtagactgtctctctgtatgtgtaagaGGTGAGCTTCACATACTTGGCGCTGTGCTGCAGGTCACGTGACCAGCCCAGTCGGGGGCCGGCCGTGGCTCTGACTCCTCCCCTCCTGAACTCAGTCTCCTCCAGGTCTAGCGAGGTGGAGTGACTTCTCTTCAGCCTAGAGGGGTCAGAACACAGCAAGCCTAAATATCCTGCCATGCTCTGTCCTCGTGTTACAGCAAACCCTCTGTCCTCGTATTACAGCAAACCCTCTGTCCTCGTGTTACAGTTAATAAAGCAATAGTTTCATTTAAAAACCCTGGCTCCATCTTAATTCATCTTTCCCAAATTCCTTGCATACTAACTCCTTACCTCCTAAACTTAGGGAATAATGAGAACATTTTAACCAACCTGCCTAAGAACTTCTTAAAGCCTCTGGACTTCTTCTTGGCCTCTGGTGAGGAAGGTAGGGTCTGGCTGCTGTCTCCTCCCTGGGGTTTGTCTGGTGGGGCACCAGCCAAGTCCAAGTGGTCTGTGCCATTACGCTCGGTCTCAGCTGgattcaaaacacacacacctgttagatCAACAGCCGACATCTGACAATCCACCACTATTTAGGAAACTCCGGAGGCCAGAACTGTCCAAGGACTACAGCTGTAATGGCCACCACAACCACTTCTGGACTACATCTTCCACtaaacaccaccatcaccaccaggaGTACGCCAAGAACCACTCAAAAGCACCTCAACTCGATCCGCACATGCAAAGGACTGGTTGGCATGAACTGCTGATGCAAATTCATAGACTTCCAACAGTAAAAGACAAATCTCAGAGGCGCATCTTTAAGGACAGCTAGCAGAGTTAAGCGGCATCATTGCAGATGGTGTCACGTCATGGATAAGGAACAACTGGATAGGATTTAAAAGGGGAAATAAATGACACTAAAAATCACCCAGCTCACACCAGCGATCAACTAAACTTTTCACTCGCTTGATACAAGTGAAAAATGAAGAATAGGGAAGATGGAGGTAGGGGCATATCTAGGGATTCTTCACACAACAATGTTACCATTTACCACCCAATCAGCCTCAAGAGGGTTCAGAAAAACAGACTGCTGTTTCATTTAGTCTACGATGGGTCTGGTTGTATGGTAGATGGTGATCACATTGTTGCACTAGTATCCCTGCACACATCCAGCGTTCATCCTGATCTGCCATACTGCAGGCCAGGCCCGTCTGTGGGGCTCTGCGCTGcagactactgtactgtacccaacGTAGGTGCACTCGCACTCCGGCTGCGATCTTCACATCACATAGAACCATGGAGAATAGAAAGAGCAAGGACAGAACATAGTTAACTAGTGTGAatactaccagacagacagagacagagacagacataagaAAACACACATTAAGGTATTGAACTGTGAATGTTTTTTTTACATCATGAACAGAGAGTAGTATTTATTGTTCACACCACCCCGTGCAGAGGAACGATCACCCTTCTCCCCGTGCCCTTCCTGCCCCCCACCCCCTAACGATGAGACTCACCCAGATTTGGGGCACTGGACGTCCTCTTGCCTCCACGCATCTTGAAGAAACCACGTCCAAAGGAGGAGCGGGCCTTCTTGTTCCCAAAGCTTTCGTTACTGCTGGGGTTTGATGGGGGGCTGGGCACCTCAACTGTGGTCTAGAAAAGGGGGAGGGGATCATTATGAGTACATAAATCTAATAAAATATTTGACATGCCAGTAAACAAAGTCAATCTCCCAATAGAACCAGCTCCATAGTTCTGCTGTTGTACCACCAGGTGACAGAGTAACATGACTGTCAAAAATACACATTGCTCAAAACAACCCATTGCTATTATGATTCCGTATCATCCGGACAGACAGTCCGGAGTCCAGTCAGCTGTCACAGTGGGGCTCAGTCACAGTGGGGCTCAGTGGGGGAGATAAGAAATAGAACTATGCCTTCTTTTATGACTGGCTCGTTTGGGAGACATGACACAGACTCTCCCACGTTGAGAGGTCAAAAGGTCAAAGAGGCTCTAGTGTTCTAATTTGGGTGACAAAAATAGGGGGTAGAGAGATCTGATTTAAGACAGTCAGGCTAGAGCAATGGGtccgtaaccgaaaggttgttggtTCTAACACCCGAGCCGAcaaagtgaaaaatctgtcaatgtgcccttgagcaaggcacggaACTCTAATTTGCTCCAGCGGCGCTGtaatactatggctgaccctgtaaaacaacacatttcactgcacctatcaggtgtatgtgacaataaaaatatttttacatacagtaccagtcaagtttggacatctactcattcaaggggttttctttatttttactattttctacattgtagaataatagtgaagacatcaaaactatgacagatacacatatggaattatgtagtaaccccaaaaaagtgttaaacaaatcaaaatgttttttttatatgagattcttcaaagtagccaccctttgccttgatgacagctttacactcttggcattctcacaaccagccaggtcgcagttgtaaataagaacttgttctcaactggcctacctggttaaattttaaaaacgaggtagtcacctggaatgcatttcaattaataggtgtgccttattaaaaagttaatttgtgcaatttctttctttatgcgtttgagacaatcagttgccTGGCCGGCCCTGTCGTCGGACGGggccagtgtctcccgacccctcctgtctcagcctccagtatttatgctgcaatagtttgcgTGTCGGGCTAGGATCAGTCTTATatgtggagtatttctcctgtgtgaatttaagtcccACTCTCCCCTcaggtttctgtacaacactttgacatcggctgatgtacaaagggctttataaatacatttgattgattgattgacaaggtatgggtggtatatagatagccctatttggcaaaagaccaagtccaaattatggcaagaacagctaaaaaaaagcaaagagaaacgacaatccatcattactttaacgcatgaaggtcagtcaatttgcaaaaaccatcaagtgctatgaaactggctctcatgaggacctccacaggaaaggaaaacccagagttacctctgcttcagaggataagttcattagagttaccagcctcggaAATTGCTGCCCGAATAAAAGCTTTGCAGAGTTCAAATAAAAGACATCTCAAcctcaattgttcagaggagaaaacagagtgaaATCGGGCCCTCACGGTCGAATAGCTGCCAAGAAACCACTAcctaaggacaccaataataagaagagacatgcatgggccaagaaacataagcaatggaccttagactggtggaaatctgtcctttgatgagtccaaatttgagatccaaccgctgtgtctttgtaagATGCacggtaggtgaacggatgatctccacatgtgtgattcccaccgtgaagcatggaagaggtggtgtgatggtgctttgctggtgacactgtcagtgattaatttagaaatcaaggcacacttaaccagcatggctaccgcagcattctgcagcaatacgccatcccatctggtttgcgcatagtgtagaaaatagtaaaaatatagaaaaacccttgaatgagtaggtgtgcccaaacttttggctggtactgcATATAAACTCCATGATGGCAGCAAGTCAAGGTCTttccagttaacccactattcacCATCACCCCATGAGAGAGGGGACAGTCTTACCTGCTCTGTGTTGCTGTTTATGTGGCCCAAGCTACCTGCTGAATGTGGTGGGACTTCTGGTGGACTGCAAAGAGAAAGGAAAGTTAACCGACAGTCTAGACCTAGAGATGATGAATATACAGACAAACTAAAACAGTGACCCAATGTGCAAATAGTCCATGGGAGTGTAGTTTGTCCAGGGGAAAGCCAACCTCACCTGTCTGTGTCTGGTTCCTGTATCAGGCTCTCCTGCTCCAGCTCTGAAAACACTGCAATATATGGAATctgggaggaggggatgagagaggaagagaaaggaataCAAGAGTCAACGTCACTAAATTAATGTGTCGTCAATGTCGCAAAGCACAGTCGACAGTTTCAAATGGTTAGGTAGTTGCTGTCCAGCTAAACCAATACCCCAAGCCTGTTGACCCTCACATTCCTAACATTACGTTGTGGTAAGGAAGTCTAGTCTCAGGTCCATCCTGTGTGTGATACATTGTTATGACAGGGGAGGTTGTTACCTCGTCACAGCTCCTTCCTGTCTCCTCCCTAACCGCCAGTGTGGCCTGGTCTGCATCCATGGCGACCTGAATGGAGGGGGATCTGTCATCCTGGATGTCATCATAATTGTCTTCATTCAGTGTGTCTGgagggggaacagttataattgTTACACAAAATGATCAAGTCCATTATTCTACACTATCAAACATGTGATTGATCTAGTCCAATAAATAGAAATGAATGGACTATTGCAATGATACCGATAAAACAATTCATTACTAGTTTCACACTCCTTTAACATAGTTTCACCTTTCATCAAGTCCTGGACCTTCTTGTACCGTGTGATAGACTCCTGAAGCTCCTCGATCCTCCGGTCCTGTGGGTGAAGGATGGTAGATCAGAGTTAGAAAAGCCATTGAGATTCCCATGCGTCAACTACAGCAGCCTTTATGAAACAGTGTCAACAGGAGCTCCAGTACCTTGTCATTGCTAGCTGACATCAGGGAATCCATGGCCCTCTTCATCCTCAGCACGTCCACATCTGGAAAACAACAAGCGTGCCCCCACagggatcagacagacagacagactggtgtctaCTGCTGTCTACCCACACTGGTGGAGTCTATAAAGAACAACATGCAAGTCAAGTCCACTTAAGCTACAGGAGTATATGGAGTATATGGGGCAGGTTCAAGGACAATCAATTCTTAAAGTGAATACATTGCACTCTACATATATTGCATACCCCTTTGGTAAATGGGTGATAAGAGCCTCAGCTGTGGGTTGGAAGAGTCAGAGATCATGTCTAAACACGCTTGGTATGAGCCCTGAAGACAGATAAGACGATAGTAAGGTGGAAAGTACAACATCTCCCTTTCTTCCCCATCTGTGTGAGAGTGAGACAGGATGCTTTGAACATTGTATTTCAGGGGGAAAAGTCCAATGCTCAGGCCATGTCTTGATGGTACCCATCATTACTTAAGGGGACTTAAGGGCAGAAATAACTGCAGACGAATTAGGAAAAGGAATGTTGGAAACTTGTTGCCGTAAATCTGTCAAGGTGCAAGTTAAGCCTGTTGAAATATTATGGCTCCTCGTGTGTATGAGGGTGAAGTGaggtccccctccctcccacatgTCTAGTAACCGTACTcccacctttctctccatctgttcTGTCTGGGGTCAGCACTCCCTGTGTAGCCTGGTCTCTTAGCCTCCTCAGCTCCTCCAGCTGCCTCTGAAGAGTCTGCAGTTCCTCCTGAATGAGAGAGGATCATGTTCGGGACCATTCTGACCTCATTAAACTACAAATACATATCTAGGCCCCATATccataaagtgtctcagagtagaggGGTAAgactacaaagcaggatcaatgagCTAACTTGCCTAAATATTCACAAATGACATTTTTTAGAGAGATAAACTTGAAAATGGGCATGGCCTAATTGACTCAACAACCGAAAACACCTAAGTTTAGCTTTCTTGATGAACCAGAAAATCAGTAGTTATTTCTGGTTGTTTATTAAAGTCAGCTGGCTAACCCAATGAACCTGTGTTGTAGTGTACCCcttaggagtgttgatctaggatcagatccccTGTCCATTCATTTTTATCGAACATGTAAAAATCCTACTAGAGAAGCACTCTTCGTACgagacgctttatgaatacaggccaaGATCTAGATAAGAACCCAGCTAGACAGAGTCTGACCAAACTGAAAGTAAAAACCCAGTCTGATGCCAACTGTGCTGCAGGGCAGTATGACCCAGAATGAGGTTAGAGTGAGGATACATTCTACCAGAGGACTGGTGTCTTAACCAGAGAACCATACAACCAACACTGTAAACATGTCAGTTTCTTTCACATTCCACTGAGAAAGAACAGCTCCATTGGGATGTTCATCCCCAGCAGAAGGTCATCCGTGACCGTTCAGTTCCATCCATTAGTTTAGCTTACTTAGCCAAAGGTTTAAGACATTTTAGCATCAATGTACAGTTAACATACAATTAAGTGGATCAAGGTAGGAAGTGAAGAAAAACTAGTGTGTTAAGAAATCTGCAACTTATACTTAGCTGGTAGGAGAACTTAGTCAAAGTGGAAGTGTGGTGAAAGTTGGAAAAGCGGATAGGGTCAATGGACAGAGGGAAGGTTGAGAGGCCTGTAGGGACAGACAGGGAAAAGCAGAGCACTCTGTGTTAACTTCTACACCACACCTCCAGTGAACTTCAACCTGCCCATGTTCCATTCCTAGGGCTGCACAGGTTAGCACGTTGCAGGGGAGAAGTTAGCCAAGCAGgagtg
This DNA window, taken from Oncorhynchus nerka isolate Pitt River linkage group LG23, Oner_Uvic_2.0, whole genome shotgun sequence, encodes the following:
- the LOC115107098 gene encoding liprin-beta-1-like isoform X2, producing the protein MMSDASEMLAAALEQMDGIIAGSKAMDYSNGLFDCQSPTSPFLGSLRALHLLEDLRAALEMMDQDEREGLRCQVPDTTADGLVEWLQQGQLTNGNGSAMIYQDRLSRVESDKECLVLQVSVLSDQVEVQGEKIRDLDMCLEEHREKLDATEEMLQQEFLTRSTLETQKLELMTEVSSLKLKLTTVARDRRDSEGLYQEVNDLRFKVTDMENERLQCEKKLKSTKEELQTLQRQLEELRRLRDQATQGVLTPDRTDGEKDVDVLRMKRAMDSLMSASNDKDRRIEELQESITRYKKVQDLMKDTLNEDNYDDIQDDRSPSIQVAMDADQATLAVREETGRSCDEIPYIAVFSELEQESLIQEPDTDSPPEVPPHSAGSLGHINSNTEQTTVEVPSPPSNPSSNESFGNKKARSSFGRGFFKMRGGKRTSSAPNLAETERNGTDHLDLAGAPPDKPQGGDSSQTLPSSPEAKKKSRGFKKFLGRLKRSHSTSLDLEETEFRRGGVRATAGPRLGWSRDLQHSANDVDAPFAQWSKEQVCVWLQEQGLGLHVAQAQQWIRSGFTLLQASQHDLEKELGIKQPLHRKKLQLALQALGSEEDVSKAKLDHNWVTRWLDDIGLPQYKSQFDEGRVDGRMLHYMTVDDLLSLKVGSVFHHLSIKRAIQVLRLNFYEPNCLRRRPSDENNITPAEISQWTNHRVMEWLRSVDLAEYAPNLRGSGVHGGVMVLEPRFNVESLALLLNIPPNKTLLRRHLATHFHLLIGSAAQRSKQECLENPDYTLLTATAKVKPRKLSFGGLGTLRKKRQEDSEEYVCPMDVEMPKNSSFQGGLRSYEDDLDQLEQMEDSEGAVRQIGAFSEEIDNLTSMLKEDEFFSEVSSCSPGASVTDDDSNM
- the LOC115107098 gene encoding liprin-beta-1-like isoform X1, translated to MMSDASEMLAAALEQMDGIIAGSKAMDYSNGLFDCQSPTSPFLGSLRALHLLEDLRAALEMMDQDEREGLRCQVPDTTADGLVEWLQQGQLTNGNGSAMIYQDRLSRVESDKECLVLQVSVLSDQVEVQGEKIRDLDMCLEEHREKLDATEEMLQQEFLTRSTLETQKLELMTEVSSLKLKLTTVARDRRDSEGLYQEVNDLRFKVTDMENERLQCEKKLKSTKEELQTLQRQLEELRRLRDQATQGVLTPDRTDGEKDVDVLRMKRAMDSLMSASNDKDRRIEELQESITRYKKVQDLMKDTLNEDNYDDIQDDRSPSIQVAMDADQATLAVREETGRSCDEIPYIAVFSELEQESLIQEPDTDSPPEVPPHSAGSLGHINSNTEQTTVEVPSPPSNPSSNESFGNKKARSSFGRGFFKMRGGKRTSSAPNLDRSRSASAPTLAETERNGTDHLDLAGAPPDKPQGGDSSQTLPSSPEAKKKSRGFKKFLGRLKRSHSTSLDLEETEFRRGGVRATAGPRLGWSRDLQHSANDVDAPFAQWSKEQVCVWLQEQGLGLHVAQAQQWIRSGFTLLQASQHDLEKELGIKQPLHRKKLQLALQALGSEEDVSKAKLDHNWVTRWLDDIGLPQYKSQFDEGRVDGRMLHYMTVDDLLSLKVGSVFHHLSIKRAIQVLRLNFYEPNCLRRRPSDENNITPAEISQWTNHRVMEWLRSVDLAEYAPNLRGSGVHGGVMVLEPRFNVESLALLLNIPPNKTLLRRHLATHFHLLIGSAAQRSKQECLENPDYTLLTATAKVKPRKLSFGGLGTLRKKRQEDSEEYVCPMDVEMPKNSSFQGGLRSYEDDLDQLEQMEDSEGAVRQIGAFSEEIDNLTSMLKEDEFFSEVSSCSPGASVTDDDSNM